TGTGAACATCCGGTAAGGTTCCTGTGTGCCTTTAGTGACGAGGTCGTCGATCATGACTCCGATATAGGCCTGGTCGCGTTTCAGGATGAGGGGGGATTCTCCACGAACTTTCAAGGCAGCATTGGCGCCGGCAATGAGTCCTTGGGCAGCGGCTTCTTCGTAGCCGGATGTACCGTTGATTTGCCCGGCGAAGTAAAGGTTTTCGACGATTTTTGTTTCCAGGGACGGATGAAGTTGTGTCGGTGGACAAAAGTCGTATTCGACAGCATAACCCGGACGAATCAACTGAGCATGTTCAAGGCCCGGGATAGTGCGTATGAATGCACATTGGGCGGCATAAGGCAAAGATGTCGAGACGCCGTTCAGATAGAATTCCGATGTATCCCTGCCCTCCGGTTCGATGAATACCTGGTGTTTGTCCTTGTCGGCAAAGCGAACGATTTTGTCTTCTATGGACGGGCAATAGCGAGGACTGATCCCTTCGATGATACCGCTGTACAAAGGGCTTTGATTAAGATTATCCCGGATAATGTCGTGTGTGTTTGTATTCGTGTAGGTGATCCAGCAAGAACGTTGGTGCAAGGAAAATCCGGGATCGGCCCATGTATTAAGCGTGCTGAACGGTTCCGTCGTACGGTGAAGTCTCGTGTGAGAAAGGAAGCTAAAAAGAGGTGGTGGTTCATCTCCTTCCTGGATATCGCAAACATTGAAATTAATGGAGTTGCCGTTGATGCGCGGCGAAGTGCCTGTTTTCAGGCGTTCGACGATGAAGCCGAGTTTTTTCAAATGTCGGGACAATCCGCTGGGTGCGCAGCCGAGGCGTCCGCCGGGGAAATGGTTGAGACCGACATGGAGGAGGCCTTGCATGAACGTGCCGGAGCAAATGACGACGGCTTTAGCCTTGATGGCAAATTGGAGGCTGGTCATGATACCGGTAGCGCGCGACTCTGAATCGACAAGGATCTGATCCGCCATTCCTTGGAAGATGCGGATGTTCGGATCGTTTTCCAACACCCATTTCATGCGCATCCTGTAAGCGGCTTTATCACATTGGGCACGGGGGGAACGAACGCTCGGTCCTTTGGAAGCATTGAGCATGCGGAATTGAATACCGGTAGCGTCCGTGTTGAGTGCCATGGCTCCTCCCAGGGCATCGATTTCTCGAACGATGTGTCCTTTAGCTAGTCCTCCAATGGCAGGGTTGCAGGACATTTGCCCGATTGTATCCAGATTCTGAGTGAGCAGGGCGACAGAGCATCCCAGGCGAGATGCGGCAAGCGCTGCTTCGATGCCGGCATGTCCGGCTCCGGCAACCAAGACGTCGAATTCGGGAAGATCAGGTACGTTCACGTCCAGAACTCAATCAGGAAGCGAGGGAAATTGCAAGCCGATGGAGCACCAGTTGTGCATCC
This is a stretch of genomic DNA from Akkermansia sp. N21116. It encodes these proteins:
- the mnmG gene encoding tRNA uridine-5-carboxymethylaminomethyl(34) synthesis enzyme MnmG, which codes for MNVPDLPEFDVLVAGAGHAGIEAALAASRLGCSVALLTQNLDTIGQMSCNPAIGGLAKGHIVREIDALGGAMALNTDATGIQFRMLNASKGPSVRSPRAQCDKAAYRMRMKWVLENDPNIRIFQGMADQILVDSESRATGIMTSLQFAIKAKAVVICSGTFMQGLLHVGLNHFPGGRLGCAPSGLSRHLKKLGFIVERLKTGTSPRINGNSINFNVCDIQEGDEPPPLFSFLSHTRLHRTTEPFSTLNTWADPGFSLHQRSCWITYTNTNTHDIIRDNLNQSPLYSGIIEGISPRYCPSIEDKIVRFADKDKHQVFIEPEGRDTSEFYLNGVSTSLPYAAQCAFIRTIPGLEHAQLIRPGYAVEYDFCPPTQLHPSLETKIVENLYFAGQINGTSGYEEAAAQGLIAGANAALKVRGESPLILKRDQAYIGVMIDDLVTKGTQEPYRMFTSRAEFRLLLRQDNADIRLTPIAASIGLVNRDRKQAVEEKINAINLGTETVRNLKYDGIPLDLWLKRTGNDWKNLPPELTEMFHVEHWEHIATEIQYEGHIVRQIRQAEKINRMEDKQIPSDIDYEHVHALKKEAVLKLSSIRPATIGQATRIPGITPADIALLLVWLKKEHRQD